Below is a genomic region from Hippea sp. KM1.
TACATCGGTGTTTACCGATATAAGGGAGCTATTTGCCCAGACGGAGGATGCCAGGATTCAGGGTTTTACAGCCTCAAGGTTCAGTTTCAATATCAAGGGTGGAAGGTGCGAAAAATGCAAGGGTGAGGGGTATATAAGGATAGAGATGCAGTTTTTGCCCGATGTCTATGTCAAGTGCGATGTGTGTGGAGAGAGGCGTTATAACGAGGCGACCCTCAATGTGAAATATAAGGGCAGAAGCATTTACGATGTGCTGGAGATGACAATAAATCAGGCGTATGAGTTCTTCGAGAATGTCCCCAAAATAAAAAGAAAACTCTCGATCTTAAGGGATGTGGGCCTGGGTTATCTTCAGCTTGGTCAGCCGGCCACAACGCTTTCTGGCGGTGAGGCCCAAAGGATAAAGATAGCCAAGAATTTAATCATACCACCGACGGGACATACGCTGTATCTGTTGGATGAACCATCAATTGGTTTGCATATGGACGATGTCAAAAAACTCATAGAGGTCTTAAGGAGATTGGTCGATGAGGGCAACAGTGTCGTTGTTATAGAGCATAACATCGACATCTTGAAAAGTGCAGACTATATCCTCGATGTAGGTCCGGATAGTGCCGATAAAGGCGGCAGAATAGTCGCCTGGGGCAGTCCTGTTGAGGTTGCCAAAAACTTTAATACCTATACGGCCTATTATCTGAAAAAAGCCTTAGGAATCTGACTTGTTTTTACACTTGCTACATACGCCGTAGCAGTATATATCGCAATTCGATATCTCAAAATCCTTTAAATCCTTTAGCTGGTCTTTTAGAAAGCTCGTATCGATCTCCACATCTATCACCTCTCCGCAGACCTTGCATATGAGGTGGTGGTGCGGTTTCTGGGCGGCTATCTCGTATTTTGGTTTGGCTCCCTTGATGGCCAATTCCTTTATTATGCCCTTATCCCGCAATGTGTGTATGTTTTTATAAACCGTTGCTAAAGAAACAGAGGGGAATCTCTCACTGATATTTCTGTAAATGGTTTCTAAATCGATATGGCCTGCCTTGTGGATCTCCTCCAAGATTGCCAGCCTTTGGGGTGTTGCCTTTAAATCCGTATTATTTAACAAGTCTCTAACATTAATCATCACTATAACCCCCCTTATTTTATTCAAAATGCATAATAGCACTTTTCAGGCGATTGTCAAGTAATATTTTTTATTCTTGACTGGTAATGCCATTTTTATATAATAGAGCTGCAATCCAATGTCTCACATTTGCCCACCTTCGGTGCCCCTTGGGATTTTACCTTCCCACATCCCAAGGGGTACTTTCTTTATTTTGACTTTTTCCACATAAATCCTATTATAGGAGAAATTTGTAATGGAGGTGGAGGATGGAGATAGATTATCAATTGAAACCAAAAAGCCAACGGAGAACAGAGGAGTTTGTGCCAGATAAGCCCCTGCCGTTTGGCCTTCTAAGGACAGACCACATGTTTGTGATGGACTATGAGGATGGTGAGTGGAAAAATCCCAGGATAGTGCCGTATGGCCCTGTAGAGCTGCCACCCGGTGCAATTGTTTTGCACTATGGACAGGCCATATTTGAGGGGGCAAAGGCCTTTCAGCATGAGGATGGCGAGATATACACCTTTAGAATAGATAAAAACGCCAGGCGCATGAATAGATCGGCCGAGATACTCTGCATACCGAAGATAGATGAGGATATACAGATAGAGGCCATAGAGGCCTTGATAGATGTGGATAGGTTGTGGTTTCCAAAGCAGGAGGGTGCATCCCTCTATATAAGGCCTTTTATCTTTGCCACACAGGATTCCTTGGGTGTTCATCCTTCGGTAAGCTATAAGTTCATGGTTATGCTCTCACCAAGCGGACCGTATTATCCTCAGGGCTTTACAAAACCCATAAAACTTTTGATAACAAAGAGATTCCACAGGGCCGCCCCCGGGGGCACAGGCTCTGCTAAGGCTGCTGGCAACTATGCCGCAAGCCTTCAGGCGGGTGAGTTTGCAAAGAGGTTTGGTGCAAGTCAGGTGCTGTATTTGGATGTAAACAACGAGTATATAGAAGAAGCGGGTGCCATGAACCATTTCCACATAACATCAGACGGCACGGTCGTTATACCCGAGTTTACCGACACGATCTTGCGCTCCATAACCTCTGAGAGCGTTATGGAACTCTCTGGCAGAATGGGCATAGATGTGAAGCAGGAAAGGGTTAGAATAGATGAGTTTGTTGAGGGTGTAAAGAGCGGTGCTATAGTTGAGGCGGGCGGATTTGGAACGGCGGCTGTTGTTTCGCCTGTTGGTGAGTATGTATTTGAGGATGGCACATCGATAATCGTGGGCAATAACGAGGTTGGTAACTACACAAAGAGGATATACGAATACTATACAGGTATCCAAACCGGCAAGATAGAAGCCCCGCAAGGATGGCTTAAGAAGGTTCCAAGAAGGGTATGAAGGTAGCCTTAGTTGAATTCCTAAACGCCGTTCCCCTCTATTATGCCCTAAAGAAGGGTATCATAGAAAACGATTTTGAATTTATATCTGCGGTGCCGAGCCAGTGCGCTCGGCTTCTGTTTAGTGGAGCCGTCGATATAAGCAATGTGTCTGTTGTGGAATATGTAAACTCCGAAAAATATAGAATACTATCCGATGGCTGTATATCGACAGATAAACGGGTCAAAAGCGTTGTTATGTTTTTAAAGAAACCGATAAACCGGATAAGGCGTGTTAAGCTTGATAGAAACTCCAAAACCTCAGTCGCTCTAATAAAGGTGCTTTTTAGGTTTAAATACAACCTAAGCGTGGATTATGTCTATGACGGTGATGCCGACTGTGAGTTGGTGATCGGTGATAGGGCATTAGAAAGGTTAAAAAACACCCAGGAGGGTGTTTTGGATCTGGCTGTGGAATGGTTTGATTTTACCCAGTTGCCGTTTGTCTTTGCCGTGTGGATCACAAACAAAGAGTTAGATGATAAAATCAAGGAAAAGTTCTATCTGTCCAAGGAGGTGGGCAAAAAGCTAACAAAAACCATCTGCTCTGAGTTTTCTCACCTCATTGATGAGAAGGGATGCTTTGAATACCTAACATCAAACCTATCCTATGATTTGACACAGGAGAAGAGGAAAGCCATAGAGGTTTTTTTTGATTATGCCTATCGCTGCGGGGCTATATCAAACAACCGCCCCCTTGAGTTTATTTAGGCGATATGGATGGTGCCTTCGATATGAGGTATTTGGCATCGTCGCTTGAAAACTCAACGCCGATACCCGCAAAGGCCGAACGGGTTTTGGAGTTGAGTATCTCATCAACCCCTCCAAATAGGTCAAAGTGCCTTAAGAGCCTGTATGTTAGCTGGAGTTTCAGATGGGCCCTTTTGTCCCTTATGTCGTTTGTATGGTTGAAGTCAAAGACATCTAAGCTTGCCTTGAGCTGATCGTTTAACATGTAGTAATCCGCCCCAAATCCGAAGGTGGATTCCATTATGCCGCCCCTTAAAACGATGTTGTAATAGCGCTTTCCGATCATTGCGATAAATCTGGCTTTTGTGTCGTCGTGGGATGGGTCTGTTGTGTTTTTGTAATCCTTCTCAGACACGACACCCACCCTGTAAAACTTATCCGGCATTGTGTATATGTCTGCATACACATAACCCTTGCTGTATGAATCCCTGAAATTTGCCTCGTTGGCTGCGTATATATTCAGGGCTATCTGGTCGCCCCTTGTTAGGTATGTCTTTATGCTTTTGAGTGTGTCGTTGAGGTTATTGTAAACATCCTCATCGTTTACGAGTTTGCCCAGGGTGCCCTTGCCGCTGTCTATCTTTTTGGTGATGCTTTCTATGTATCGTGAGGCGTTGTCTATGTTGTTATATAGGTCATCATCCACAAGTAGCTTGCCCAAACTGCCCTTGCCCTGCCTTAGGTTGGCGCTTAAGAGGTAAACATTCTCAAGCGTCTCGTTGAGCTTGTTCATCGCCTGTTTTGCATTCTCTATAGCCAGCCTTACATCCTGCCTGTTTTCCTTCAATATCTGGGCTAAGGTCTCCATCGATGTGTTGAAGTTATCTATGGCCGATTTTATGGCGTTTCTATTCTCATCGACCAATTCGTTTAGATGCTGTGATAAGACCCTGATTTCTTTTAATGCTTCGGCGATGTTTTGCCTGTTCTGGTTGTTGAATACCTTGTTTATGTTTGTAATGAGCGTCCCTAAATCTGTTGGTGATACAGTGCTTGCTATGTAATCGCCGTTTGATAGGTATTGACTGGAGTTTCCGAATTTTATCTGCAGGTATTTCTCACCCAATAGACTCTTGCTCTTTATTATGGCTATTGAGTCTTTGGGTATTTTGTATTGCTTGTAAATACTTAAGACCACGACGGCCTTGCCGTCCTTTAGCCCTATGTTTTTTATGTATCCGACATCAACGCCCGCCACCTTGACCTTGGTGTTTAGATCCAGACCCGATACATCCCTGAAGGTTGCATAGATGGTGTATGTGGGTTTCTTGTTTAGGTTTAGTTTGCCCATCTGTGTTGTAAGCCAAGTCAGAACACCCAAAACCAACAATATAAACAGACCAACAATAACCTCTGCTTTTCTATTACCCATCTTCTTCTCCTGTGAAATAACTTTCCAGAAATTCCCTTACCACGGGGTTTTTTGAGTTTATGATCGTTTGTTTGTCTCCAAATTCCATAATTTTACCCTCATGCAGAAAGCCTATCCTGTCGGCTATCTTGAATGTTAAAGAGAGGTCGTGGCTGATTATAAAACAGGTGGTCGATAGTTTCTGCTGCATCTGCTTTATCAGTTTTGCTATCGCCATGGATGTGATGGGGTCCAGGCCTGTTGTGGGCTCATCGAAGAATATGACCTTGGGTTTGGTTATGATAGCCCTTGCAAGCCCCACCCTCTTTCTCATACCTCCAGATAGTTCAGATGGTATCTTATGCTCTATGTTTTCTAAATTTACCAGCCTCAATGTCTCCTTTACAGCCTCTTTTAACTGCTTCTTTCCCCTTATAAGTTTATGCTCAATAACGGGAAAAGCAACATTTTCAAAAACATTTAAGGAATCAAACAGTGCCGCATCCTGAAACAGGACACCGAAATTCAACCTGACAGCCTTTAATTCCCTTTCGGATAGTTTTGTTATATCTTTATCCTCAAACATGATTTTGCCTTCATCGGGCCTTAAAAGCCCTATCAGGTGTTTTAAAAGCACGCTTTTGCCTGCTCCGCTTTTGCCTATGATAACCGTTATCTTGCCCCTCTCTATGGTCAGGTTTAGGCCATCAAGCACCCGTTGGGTGCCAAAGCTCTTTGTCAGATTCTCAGCCCTTATCATAACTAAAACAGGAACGCCGTTAAGAAGTAATCGGCCACAAGGACAGAAATACTTGCTGCCACCACGGCCTTTGTTGTCGATATACCCACACCCTTTGAGCCGCCCCTGGTCTCAAGCCCCATATAACAACCGATGAGCGATATAATTAGACCGAACACGGCGGCCTTAATCAATCCGTATGTTAGATCCGTTGTTTCTATGTAAATTTGTATGTTCTTTGTGTATGTTGTGGGGTTTAGCCCCAATATGTTAATGCCCACTATGTATCCGCCTATGTTTCCTATGGCGTTTGATAGGCTTACCAGGGCTGGCAGCATAACCGTTGTTGCTATAACCCTCGGCGCCACAAGGAAGTTTATGGGGTTTACAGCCATGACCTCTAAGGCGTCTATCTGCTGTGTCACCCTCATGGTGCCAAGCTCTGCTGCCATAGCCGACACATTCCTTGCAACGATCATCAATGCCGTTAAAACGGGTGATAGCTCCCTGCCCAGCGAGACGGCAACGGTGTATCCTATCATGCTCTCTGCCCCGAATTTGTGGAATCCGTGATAGATCTGCAAAACCTCGACCATGCCGACAAACATCGAGGTTAGTGCCACAATGAGGGTGGATTTTACGCCTATAAAATACATCTGCTCTGCTGTTAAATGGAGTCTCGGTTTCTCAAATAGCGATTTTATGGTGGATACAAAGAGGATGAACACACCGCCCATCTCCCGTATGAGGTCTATGGTAAACCTGCCAATAGCGGCAATCATCTCCATCACTGTTTATAGACCCTCTTTACCCTTATGCTTTTGCCAATATTTGTCAATATCTCATACGCTATGGTGCCTGCCTTTTTAGCAAGCTCGTCTGCCGTTATGCTGAGCCCGTTCTGCTGGCCCAATATTACCACATCGTCTGAGACCTTAGCGTCTATATCGCTTAAATCACACATAAACATATCCATACAAATAGTCCCTATGGATCTTGAAAACTGCCCATTTACCAGGCATCTAAACCTATTGGATATAGTGCGGGGGAGTCCGTCTGCATAGCCAAACGCCACCACGCCCACCCTCATATCCTTTTCTGCCACAAAGGTTCTCGAATAGCTTATCCCTTCACCCTTCTTAAGAATGTGTATGTTAATCAGTTGTGATTGTATCTCTAAAACAGGCTTTAGGTCAATAATTTTTTTCAACGGCTCCGATGGTGCATACCCATACATGGCAAGACCCGGCCTTACGCAGTTTAGATGTGTCTCCTTTGATGATAGTATAGCCCCTGAGTTGGCTATGTGGGTGAGTCTTGGATATATGCCATAATCGTTGAATAGCGATACTATGTCTTTGAACCTTTTTAGCTGGAGCCTTGTCCAGTCTGCGTCTGATTCTGAGTCGCTGAAGTGCGACATCAATCCGTCTATCTTTAGGTATTTTGAGTTTTTCCTGCACAGCTCTATGGCCTTTTGAACCTCCTCCTCCCTTATGCCAAGCCTGGCCATACCCGTATCAAACTTCAGATGGAGTTTTATGGTTATGGAGTTGTTTTTTGCATGCTCTATGAGCCTTTCTAAGAGGAAGATGTTGTGGGCCACGGGCGTTATGTTGAACTCAAGCATCGTGTTTATATCGAAGGAATCCAGACAGCTCATGGCTAATATGGGTTTCTTTATGCCCCTCTTTCTTAGCATAGCGCCTTCTTTTATGTGGGCTATGCCTAAATAGGCCACATTGGGATAGATCGATAGCTCCTTTGCTATCCTGATGATGCCGTGTCCGTAAGCATCAGCCTTTATCACGGGTATTATGCTTGTGTTTTTGCCCACAAATTCGCTTATCTTTTGAAAGTTGTGGTGAAGGTTATCTAAATGGACAATTGATCTGCTGTGAAAGTTCATCTTTATACCCCGTATGCAGTATACACAAAAAGGCCTTTAAGGTATAGAGGTTTTTTGTATAATTGGGGTTGTGAGGGGTGTGTTGATTGATATTTTTCATAGGCTCTTGGATAGGTATTCGAATCAGAACTGGTGGCCTGCAGATACCAAGGATGAGATCGTTATAGGTGCCGTTTTGACCCAGAATACCGCATGGCGTAATGTTGAAAGGGCCATAGAAAACCTAAAAAGGTCTAATCTCTGCTCGTTGGATGGTATAAACAGTGCAGACATTGATGTGTTGAAGGAGAACATAAAGCCTGCGGGTTTCTTCAACCAGAAGGCCTCCTATCTGAAAAACATAGCCGCCTTCTTTTGTCAGCACGGTGGTTTTGATGGACTAAATAGGCTTGATACGGCCAGGCTTAGAAAGATGCTTTTGTCGGTTAAGGGTATCGGCAAGGAGACGGCCGACTCTATACTGCTTTATGTCTTTGATAGGCCTATATTTGTGGTTGATGCCTATACAAAGAGGTTGCTAAAAAGACACGGCATTGCCCATGAGGCAGAATATGACCAGATACAGAGGATCTTTATGGAGAATTTGCCTTGCGATGTTGGGCTGTTTAAGGAGTATCACGCATTGATTGTGCGCAACGCCAAGGAGTTCTGCAAAACCAGACCAGACTGCAGCGGTTGTCCGTTGGAGGGGTTGTTGTGAAGTTTATAGGGTTAACGGGCTCTATTGCCACGGGTAAATCCTTTGTAGGTGCTATGTTTGGTCAGCTTGGTTGTTATGTAATTGATGCCGATGAGCTTGCCCATGGTGTTTATGCCAAGGGCGAGAAGGCCTATTTTGAAATAATCAAGGCATTTGGCGATGGCGTGCTGGATGAGGAGGGTAATATAGACAGAAAAAAACTTGGCCGAATTGTTCTTAAGGATAGAGAAAAACTAAGACTCCTTGAGGGCATTGTTCATCCCCAGATTGAAAAGAAGAGAAAGGAATTACTCGATGAGATAGAAAAAAGGGATAAAAATGCCATAGTTATATATGATGTGCCGCTGTTGTTTGAGAAAAACTTGGCCTCGCTGTTTGATTGTGTGATCGTTGTCTGGGCTGATGAGGATACCCAGCTTAAGCGCCTCATGCAGCGCAACGGCTTATCCAAGGAAGAGGCCCTAAAGAGGATAAGGCTTCAGATGCCTGTGGATGAGAAGAAGAGATTGGCAGATATTGTTATAGACAACTCAGACGGCATAGAAAGGACAAAGGCTCAGGTTTTGGCTGTTTTTGAGAAGATAAAAAACGGCCATATCTGCTAATAAGTTGCAATTGCAACTAAATCTTTGTATAATCCAACCTAAGCAATAGTTAAAGGACTAAGGATGAGTTTTGTTGCTCTAAGTTTTGTTATATTCTCAGCCCTTATGCACGCCTCATACAACTTCCTCTATAAACGCAGCAAACTTAAAATTATATACCTCTGGAGCATGTTTGCCTTCTCCATAATCGTAATGTCTGCATATTCATTGTTGTTTGGTGGGGGTGCAATCTTTCATAATTTAAGCTCAAAAACGCTTATACTTGCAGCCCTGGCCGCCATTTTCTTTACGCTCTATCAGGTATATACGGGTAAGGCCTATGCTATGGCAGAGGGCGATCTTTCTGTTGTTTATCCGCTGAGTATTACCGCCCCTTTGTATATACCGTTTCTTGCATATGTCTTGATAGGCGAAAAGATTACTGTGATTACATTTACAGGGATAGCCTTAGCCTTGGTTGGGACATACCTGTTGCAGTTGAATGTGCCTTTGAGCCAGTTGAGGTTTAAAAAGATCGATCTAAAGAAGAAACACATTCGCTATGCCGCCTTTGCCGGGTTTATATATTCATTCGGCGCTGTTGTGGATAAGATCGGTGTGGGCAAAAAGGAGTTTTTTATCTATACATACTGGGTTGTGGTGTTTATGTTTATCTATATGAGCCTAAACATACTCCGTAATCGGATTTTAAGAAAAGAGGTGTTTTACTGCGTATCCAGATCAATGGGTTTGGTTATTGCAGGCGGTGTGTTTTTGACCCTATCGTTTTTAAGCTATAGGTATGCTATGCAGCTTGCCTGTGTATCTGCAACGGCTGGCGCAAGACAGATAAGTTCACTATTTGGGGTCTTGATGGGTATATTCATACTCAAGGAGCCCTATGGCTCTTTGAGGTTCTTTGCCACGCTTTTGGTTGTCTTGGGCGTTATATTGATCAAGATCGGTTGATTTCTGTTTGAAGAAATTCTATTGCTTTGTATAATTACACCCTAAGGGGGTAAGATGGGTGAAATAGGAGCTTTTTTAAAAGAGATAGATATATTCAACAATTTTAAGCAGATAGAAGATATAGAGAAGCGGGTTAGAATAAAACATTACTCAAAGAACGAGATAGTTTATCTTGAAGGCGATATTGTTGATAGGTTTATGATACTAAAGAGCGGCAAGATAGAGGTTTACAGGGATGATGAAAGCGGCAAGAAGTTGACCTTGTGGTATATAAGACCAAAGGAGCCGTTCTGCCTTGCCGCATATGTCTTGGGAAGGGCCGTTTCTAACATCAAGTCGGTGGACAGATCGACGGTGTATTACATAAACCGCAGGGATATGGAGTCGATTTTAAAGAAATATCCCGAACTATACCCCAGGATACTCCACCATGTATCCGAGAGGCTTTCTGCAAAGGCCAACATACTCCACAGGGTCGCCCTGGGTAATGCAAAGAAGAGGATCTATGAGGTTTTGATGGATGAGAATTACATCCTCAGCGATAAGGACGGCAATATCATACCGTTAACCCAGAATGAGATTGCATCCCTAAGCGGCGTGTGCAGGGAGACGGTCTGCAGGGTGCTCTCAGAGCTCAGAAAAAACGGTATATTGGATATACACCAAAGGCAGATAGTTTTAAAGGATTTGAAGAAGTTGGAGTACTATTGCGACTCCAACTGACCCTCCTGTGATGTAAATCACATACAAAACCATAGTTTAGATATAAAATCACCCTGAAAACTAAACCTGTAAGGAGGTGGTGTTATGAAAAAGTTTTATGCTTCCGTGGCAATGGCGGTGGTTATAGCTTTTGGTGGCTATAACGCTCAAGCTGGAACCCCTGTTTCAAAGAGGAAGATGGAGATTGCCAAGCAGCATATCCAGCAGGTCAGCGTTCAAGAGGCAGCCAACATGAAAGGTGCTATCTTTGTTGATGTCAGGAGCCTGCCAGAGTATAAGGCGGGGCATGTTCCTGGAGCTGTTTGGGCACCCAGGGGATTGTTGGATTTTAAGGCCTTGAAGTGGTTCCCCGACAAGACAAAGACATACATAGTTTACTGCAAGACCGGTGGAAGGGGCTCAATCTCCACATACGACATGGTTCAGCTGGGATACAAGGCCTATAACCTGAAGGGTGGATTCTTGGCCTGGAAGAAGGCCGGTGAGCCTATAGAGAAGGGTGCACCAAAAGGTATGGGCAAGGGTGTAAAGTAAGCGGGTATGGATAGACCGAACACAAGCCCTTCTTTCTTGGCTGGAAGAAGGGCTTTTTCTTTAGATGTAAAAGGGCTATCGGTGGCGTTGGGCCTGTGTGCCGATCTGCTTTTTTATCCTGATGAGGATATCAGGCAGGATTTGAAGAATCTGTTTGGGTTGGTGAACATTTCCACAGAAGAGGTGGAAGGGTTGTTGGAAGGTTTGAGTTTGGAGGATCTGCAGGCCCATTACATAGCCCTGTTTGATGTAAACAGGGAGAGTATCCAGTGTGTCCCTTATGAATCTTGGTGGCAAAAGGGGCGCCTGATGGGTGATGTTGCGATTGAGCTGAAGGATTTTTATAGATCATGCGGCTTTGATTTTAATGAAGATGAGTTCAAGATGCCTGCAGACCATGTTTCATTGCAGATCGCCTTTATCTGTCGGCTTTTGGATGAAGGTATGGTTGATGAGGCCTGCTTTATGATTAACAAGCATACCGACTGGATAGGCAGGCTTTATAGCTGCGTTGAGCAAAGGAGCAAGATTTATGGTAAACTGCTTCGTATCACCCTTGATCTTATAAACGATATAAAAGAGGGGGAACTATGTCGGAGGGAATCTTAAAAAAAGAGGGTTTTCATTTGGGTAAGTGGCCCATATTCTATGCCGTGCTTTTTGCCATAGGTTTCATTGGGATGGCCAGTGTCTATTTTAAGGGTCAGGAGGCCAGCTATGGCGTAAGCAGGGAGATCTCGTGGGGTCTTCTGATAATAGGCTATTCATTCTTTGTGGGTATAACCACAGGATTGAGCCTTTTGGCGGCTTTTGGTCATCTATTTAAGTTTGAGAGGTTTCATGTTCTATCCAGAAAGATTATGTGGACAGCCTTAAGCTCACTAATCGCCGGTTTCTTCATCATATTTTGGGATCTGGGTGGCCCATACAGGCTGCAGATCTTGAGATTCGTTGTCAACATAGTGCCGTTTCACTGGACATCTCCTATATGGTGGATGTCTGTTTTGTATGCAATGGAGCTGCCCATATTGATAATAGAGGTGCTTCTGCTTATTGCCAATAAGGAGAAATACACATTCATAGCAAGCATTTTAGGGTTTATCGTGGGTATAAGCGCCTATAGCAATATGGGTTTTGTTTTTTCTGCCAACATTGCAAGGCCGTTCTGGCATGGGCCTTTCATACCGCTGTTCTTTATACTGTCGGCCATTGGATTGGGTGCAGCGGTGGGTTTGATTATCCTGTTTGTAAACAGAGGTGATTTATCTGATGAGAAATATCAGCAGACGCTTGAGGTTTTTTCAAAGACGCTATTTATAGTGATACTGGCCATAGCGTTTGCAAAGGTCTGGAGAACGGTGGGCCTCCTCTATGGAAGACAGCCCATGACCTATGAGGCGGCAAGGGAGCTGGTTGCAGGGTCGCTGGCCTTTAACTTCTGGTTCTTTGAGGTTATTATGGGTATTTTGATACCATTTATCCTGCTTCTGTTTAGCCGCTTCAGATCAACCGTTCTATCGCTTATTAGTGCGTTTTCTGCCATAGTGGGCATATTCTTTATGAGGTATGACTCCATAATCGCCGGGCAGGTTGTGCCTGTGAATGGCGTCTATTTCCCCAAGCCTGAGATACTCCACTATGCACCGTCGATTTCGGAGATAAGCCTCTTTATATGTTCTATAGGGGTTTTAGGTTTAATGTATACACTTGGAAGTCGTATTCTCCGCTTAGAGGAGGAAGAACATGGCTAAAAATATATCAAGAAGGGCTTTTATAAAGACATCACTGACAACCGCAGCTGTAGCTGCGACCATAGGCGGTATGCCCAAAGGCTCGAAGGCCAACTCCAAGATCGATGCATACAACAAGAAGATGCTCAAATACGACAAGGGTAAGACGAGCTTTACCTTCTGCGAGATGTGCTTTTGGAACTGCGGCGTGATAGCTCACACTCGAAACGGCGTTGTTCATAAGTTAGAGGGTAATCCTTATAACCCCAACAACAGGGGGCATCTGTGCGCAAAGGGCAATTCGGGTATCTTTTCTTTGTATGACCCGAACAGGCTGAAATATCCCTTAATCAGAACGGGAAAGAGGGGAGAAGGGAAGTTTAAAAAGGCCTCGTGGGATGAGGCTTTTGATTACATAGCAGAGAAGCTAAAGACCATAAAGGAGAAATAC
It encodes:
- a CDS encoding Fur family transcriptional regulator — its product is MINVRDLLNNTDLKATPQRLAILEEIHKAGHIDLETIYRNISERFPSVSLATVYKNIHTLRDKGIIKELAIKGAKPKYEIAAQKPHHHLICKVCGEVIDVEIDTSFLKDQLKDLKDFEISNCDIYCYGVCSKCKNKSDS
- a CDS encoding branched-chain amino acid aminotransferase translates to MEIDYQLKPKSQRRTEEFVPDKPLPFGLLRTDHMFVMDYEDGEWKNPRIVPYGPVELPPGAIVLHYGQAIFEGAKAFQHEDGEIYTFRIDKNARRMNRSAEILCIPKIDEDIQIEAIEALIDVDRLWFPKQEGASLYIRPFIFATQDSLGVHPSVSYKFMVMLSPSGPYYPQGFTKPIKLLITKRFHRAAPGGTGSAKAAGNYAASLQAGEFAKRFGASQVLYLDVNNEYIEEAGAMNHFHITSDGTVVIPEFTDTILRSITSESVMELSGRMGIDVKQERVRIDEFVEGVKSGAIVEAGGFGTAAVVSPVGEYVFEDGTSIIVGNNEVGNYTKRIYEYYTGIQTGKIEAPQGWLKKVPRRV
- a CDS encoding menaquinone biosynthetic enzyme MqnA/MqnD family protein, with the protein product MKVALVEFLNAVPLYYALKKGIIENDFEFISAVPSQCARLLFSGAVDISNVSVVEYVNSEKYRILSDGCISTDKRVKSVVMFLKKPINRIRRVKLDRNSKTSVALIKVLFRFKYNLSVDYVYDGDADCELVIGDRALERLKNTQEGVLDLAVEWFDFTQLPFVFAVWITNKELDDKIKEKFYLSKEVGKKLTKTICSEFSHLIDEKGCFEYLTSNLSYDLTQEKRKAIEVFFDYAYRCGAISNNRPLEFI
- a CDS encoding MlaD family protein yields the protein MGNRKAEVIVGLFILLVLGVLTWLTTQMGKLNLNKKPTYTIYATFRDVSGLDLNTKVKVAGVDVGYIKNIGLKDGKAVVVLSIYKQYKIPKDSIAIIKSKSLLGEKYLQIKFGNSSQYLSNGDYIASTVSPTDLGTLITNINKVFNNQNRQNIAEALKEIRVLSQHLNELVDENRNAIKSAIDNFNTSMETLAQILKENRQDVRLAIENAKQAMNKLNETLENVYLLSANLRQGKGSLGKLLVDDDLYNNIDNASRYIESITKKIDSGKGTLGKLVNDEDVYNNLNDTLKSIKTYLTRGDQIALNIYAANEANFRDSYSKGYVYADIYTMPDKFYRVGVVSEKDYKNTTDPSHDDTKARFIAMIGKRYYNIVLRGGIMESTFGFGADYYMLNDQLKASLDVFDFNHTNDIRDKRAHLKLQLTYRLLRHFDLFGGVDEILNSKTRSAFAGIGVEFSSDDAKYLISKAPSISPK
- a CDS encoding ABC transporter ATP-binding protein, with the translated sequence MIRAENLTKSFGTQRVLDGLNLTIERGKITVIIGKSGAGKSVLLKHLIGLLRPDEGKIMFEDKDITKLSERELKAVRLNFGVLFQDAALFDSLNVFENVAFPVIEHKLIRGKKQLKEAVKETLRLVNLENIEHKIPSELSGGMRKRVGLARAIITKPKVIFFDEPTTGLDPITSMAIAKLIKQMQQKLSTTCFIISHDLSLTFKIADRIGFLHEGKIMEFGDKQTIINSKNPVVREFLESYFTGEEDG
- a CDS encoding MlaE family ABC transporter permease, coding for MEMIAAIGRFTIDLIREMGGVFILFVSTIKSLFEKPRLHLTAEQMYFIGVKSTLIVALTSMFVGMVEVLQIYHGFHKFGAESMIGYTVAVSLGRELSPVLTALMIVARNVSAMAAELGTMRVTQQIDALEVMAVNPINFLVAPRVIATTVMLPALVSLSNAIGNIGGYIVGINILGLNPTTYTKNIQIYIETTDLTYGLIKAAVFGLIISLIGCYMGLETRGGSKGVGISTTKAVVAASISVLVADYFLTAFLF
- the alr gene encoding alanine racemase; this encodes MNFHSRSIVHLDNLHHNFQKISEFVGKNTSIIPVIKADAYGHGIIRIAKELSIYPNVAYLGIAHIKEGAMLRKRGIKKPILAMSCLDSFDINTMLEFNITPVAHNIFLLERLIEHAKNNSITIKLHLKFDTGMARLGIREEEVQKAIELCRKNSKYLKIDGLMSHFSDSESDADWTRLQLKRFKDIVSLFNDYGIYPRLTHIANSGAILSSKETHLNCVRPGLAMYGYAPSEPLKKIIDLKPVLEIQSQLINIHILKKGEGISYSRTFVAEKDMRVGVVAFGYADGLPRTISNRFRCLVNGQFSRSIGTICMDMFMCDLSDIDAKVSDDVVILGQQNGLSITADELAKKAGTIAYEILTNIGKSIRVKRVYKQ
- a CDS encoding endonuclease III domain-containing protein — encoded protein: MRGVLIDIFHRLLDRYSNQNWWPADTKDEIVIGAVLTQNTAWRNVERAIENLKRSNLCSLDGINSADIDVLKENIKPAGFFNQKASYLKNIAAFFCQHGGFDGLNRLDTARLRKMLLSVKGIGKETADSILLYVFDRPIFVVDAYTKRLLKRHGIAHEAEYDQIQRIFMENLPCDVGLFKEYHALIVRNAKEFCKTRPDCSGCPLEGLL
- the coaE gene encoding dephospho-CoA kinase (Dephospho-CoA kinase (CoaE) performs the final step in coenzyme A biosynthesis.), which produces MKFIGLTGSIATGKSFVGAMFGQLGCYVIDADELAHGVYAKGEKAYFEIIKAFGDGVLDEEGNIDRKKLGRIVLKDREKLRLLEGIVHPQIEKKRKELLDEIEKRDKNAIVIYDVPLLFEKNLASLFDCVIVVWADEDTQLKRLMQRNGLSKEEALKRIRLQMPVDEKKRLADIVIDNSDGIERTKAQVLAVFEKIKNGHIC